Proteins from a genomic interval of Choristoneura fumiferana chromosome 12, NRCan_CFum_1, whole genome shotgun sequence:
- the LOC141433659 gene encoding uncharacterized protein — translation MDEVFDSDEPFIYRLNDNGTGPSLLVKVCSERGWRVYQGYSGYEERWNLWWRTSAFPAACYKTLGDWQFMNHIPKGGSICRKDSLSRLLRCMRRIYGSIYDFSPPCFHLPLEYAKLVSECSRLRRGDDGGASAVWIHKPVAQSQGRGIFLFRSVCEMRCGSAAVAQRYIERPLLIAGYKFDLRLYVCVAGYRPLTAYMYAEGLARFGTDKYTLSDIHNPYRHLTNSSLNKTGPRYAECKDRIGSGCKWTLKQVRRALVGRWEATEWLVWQRIRALVTLTLLAQASGTPPARNCFEFYGFDVLLDDALKPWLLEVNLSPALAADCEADVAVKRPMLHELFDLLGLPMRHTGLALLQGPLTALQNSGSEDENGGQRAQRPRAPASALRRGTTWRRRRAMPIHCVTLVPPSVEKDTVTSFKLKDNPPCFHLPLEYAKLVSECSRLRRGDDGGASAVWIHKPVAQSQGRGIFLFRSVCEMRCGSAAVAQRYIERPLLIAGYKFDLRLYVCVAGYRPLTAYMYAEGLARFGTDKYTLSDIHNPYRHLTNSSLNKTGPRYAECKDRIGSGCKWTLKQVRRALVGRWEATEWLVWQRIRALVTLTLLAQASGTPPARNCFEFYGFDVLLDDALKPWLLEVNLSPALAADCEADVAVKRPMLHELFDLLGLPMRHTGLALLQGPLTALQNSGSEDENGGQRAQRPRAPASALRRGTTWRRRRAMPIHCVTLVPPSVEKDTESNEKGKEESSGSSSNSVSSQASPEEPETQITPSPAVPILDVEAYYKGRIQKLASVAPPSAEVADESWRGGAATAASRRRMINACSWGNGVRWERAPGRVGQWVRIYPHTLPNNNEIQIEDVRDSVAQVSKFVRAAREVARENAKDARAPRDASRDADFEATLRKKMASGPHFEVWLPPV, via the exons GTATGCAGCGAGCGAGGCTGGCGGGTGTACCAGGGTTACAGCGGCTATGAGGAGCGCTGGAACCTCTGGTGGAGGACGAGCGCCTTCCCCGCCGCCTGCTACAAGACTCTCGGGGATTGGCAG TTTATGAACCACATACCGAAGGGCGGGTCGATATGCCGGAAGGACAGCCTGTCGCGACTGCTGCGCTGCATGAGACGCATCTACGGATCCATTTACGATTTCAG CCCGCCGTGCTTCCACCTCCCCCTGGAGTACGCGAAGCTGGTGTCGGAGTGTTCGCGCCTGCGGCGTGGTGACGACGGCGGCGCCAGCGCAGTATGGATCCACAAGCCCGTGGCGCAGAGCCAGGGCCGCGGGATCTTCCTCTTTCGG AGTGTGTGCGAGATGCGTTGCGGGAGCGCAGCGGTGGCGCAGCGCTACATCGAGCGGCCGCTGCTGATCGCGGGCTATAAGTTCGACCTGCGGCTCTACGTGTGCGTGGCTGGGTACCGGCCGCTCACTGCCTACATGTACGCCGAGGGACTCGCTCGATTCG gaaCTGACAAGTACACTTTGTCGGACATACACAACCCGTACAGGCACCTGACCAATTCGTCGCTGAACAAAACGGGACCGCGGTACGCGGAGTGCAAGGACAGAATAGGCAGCG GTTGCAAGTGGACGTTGAAGCAAGTCCGCCGAGCGCTGGTCGGGCGCTGGGAGGCGACGGAGTGGCTGGTGTGGCAGCGGATCCGCGCTCTCGTGACTTTGACGCTGCTCGCGCAGGCCTCGGGCACGCCTCCCGCTAGGAACTGCTTCGAGTTCTACGGCTTCGACGTGCTGCTTGATGACGCTTTGAAGCCTTGGTTGCTGGAG GTGAACTTGTCCCCGGCGCTGGCGGCGGACTGTGAAGCTGACGTGGCGGTGAAGCGTCCGATGCTGCACGAGCTGTTCGACCTGCTCGGGCTGCCCATGAGACACACTGGCCTTGCACTGCTGCAGGGGCCGCTGACGGCGCTCCAGAACAG CGGGTCCGAAGACGAGAACGGCGGCCAACGTGCGCAGAGGCCGCGCGCGCCTGCGTCGGCTCTCCGCCGCGGCACGAcgtggcggcgccggcgcgcgaTGCCCATCCACTGTGTCACGCTGGTACCGCCCTCTGTTGAGAAGGACACGGTAACTAGTTTCAAACTTAAAGATAA CCCGCCGTGCTTCCACCTCCCCCTGGAGTACGCGAAGCTGGTGTCGGAGTGTTCGCGCCTGCGGCGTGGTGACGACGGCGGCGCCAGCGCAGTATGGATCCACAAGCCCGTGGCGCAGAGCCAGGGCCGCGGGATCTTCCTCTTTCGG AGTGTGTGCGAGATGCGTTGCGGGAGCGCAGCGGTGGCGCAGCGCTACATCGAGCGGCCGCTGCTGATCGCGGGCTATAAGTTCGACCTGCGGCTCTACGTGTGCGTGGCTGGGTACCGGCCGCTCACTGCCTACATGTACGCCGAGGGACTCGCTCGATTCG gaaCTGACAAGTACACTTTGTCGGACATACACAACCCGTACAGGCACCTGACCAATTCGTCGCTGAACAAAACGGGACCGCGGTACGCGGAGTGCAAGGACAGAATAGGCAGCG GTTGCAAGTGGACGTTGAAGCAAGTCCGCCGAGCGCTGGTCGGGCGCTGGGAGGCGACGGAGTGGCTGGTGTGGCAGCGGATCCGCGCTCTCGTGACTTTGACGCTGCTCGCGCAGGCCTCGGGCACGCCTCCCGCTAGGAACTGCTTCGAGTTCTACGGCTTCGACGTGCTGCTTGATGACGCTTTGAAGCCTTGGTTGCTGGAG GTGAACTTGTCCCCGGCGCTGGCGGCGGACTGTGAAGCTGACGTGGCGGTGAAGCGTCCGATGCTGCACGAGCTGTTCGACCTGCTCGGGCTGCCCATGAGACACACTGGCCTTGCACTGCTGCAGGGGCCGCTGACGGCGCTCCAGAACAG CGGGTCCGAAGACGAGAACGGCGGCCAACGTGCGCAGAGGCCACGCGCGCCTGCGTCGGCTCTCCGCCGCGGCACGAcgtggcggcgccggcgcgcgaTGCCCATCCACTGTGTCACGCTGGTACCGCCCTCTGTTGAGAAGGACACG GAATCGAATGAAAAAGGAAAAGAAGAGAGCAGCGGAAGTTCCAGCAACTCAGTTTCTTCACAGGCGAGTCCTGAAGAGCCCGAAACTCag ATAACCCCGAGCCCAGCTGTACCCATCTTGGATGTGGAAGCATACTATAAAGGACGCATACAGAAGCTC GCCTCTGTGGCCCCACCGTCAGCGGAGGTCGCGGACGAGTCGTGGCGAGGCGGCGCGGCGACCGCGGCCAGTCGCCGGCGCATGATCAACGCGTGCTCGTGGGGGAACGGTGTGCGCTGGGAGCGTGCGCCCGGCCGCGTGGGCCAGTGGGTGCGGATATACCCGCACACACTGCCCAACAATAACGAG ATTCAAATCGAGGATGTGCGAGACAGCGTAGCTCAAGTGTCAAAGTTTGTTCGCGCGGCGCGGGAGGTCGCTCGCGAGAACGCCAAAGACGCGCGTGCGCCGCGCGACGCCTCCCGCGACGCGGACTTTGAGGCCACACTGCGGAAGAAGATGGCCTCTGGACCTCACTTCGAGGTGTGGTTGCCGCCTGTGTAA